The Bosea sp. 685 DNA window GTATCTGATGGCCAGCAAGCTCGGCTGGATCGACAGCTATCTGGGCATCATGTTCCCGGGCCTGGTCACAGCCTTCGGCGTCTTCCTGATGCGGCAGTTCTTCGAGACCGTGCCGAATGATTTCCTGGAGGCGGCGCGGGTCGACGGGCTCAACGAGTTCGCAATCTGGTGGAAGGTGGCGCTGCCGCTGGTCACGCCGGCGCTGTCGGCGCTGGCGATCTTCACCTTCCTCGGCAACTGGACGGCCTTCTTCTGGCCGCTGATCGTGACGACCGATCCCTCGCTCTACACGCTGCCGGTCGGCCTCTCCAGCTTCGCGGTCGAGCAGTCGATCCAGTGGGAGCTGATCATGACGGGCGCGGCGCTCGCCACCCTGCCGACCCTGGCGATCTTCCTGTTCTTCCAACGCTACATCGTGCGCGGCGTCATGCTCGCCGGAGTCAAGGGCTGATCCATGGGTTCACTGCAGATCAACGACCATTCGCGCTTTCCCGATCCGGTCTATCGCGAGACGGTGCTGAAGCCGCTCTTCGACGGCGCCCGCCATTTCCACGCGCAGGCGCTGCGCCGCATCGATCGCGCGCATCTGGTCATGCTGGTCGAAACCGGCATCCTCGATGCCGGCCAGGGCGCGGCGATCGCGCGCGCGCTGCAAGCGATGGAGCGGGAGATCGATCCAGCCGCCCTCGCCTATGGCGGCGATGTCGAGGACTATTTCTTCTACATGGAGCGCGAGCTCAAGCAGCGCGCCGGGGCCGATATCGGCGGCCGGCTGCACACCGCCCGCTCGCGCAACGACATCGACCACTGTTTTCTCAAGCTTGGCCTGAAGCCGCGCATCGACGGCCTGCTCGCCGCATGCCGCCGCCTGCTGGCGGGGCTGATCGCGGTGGCGACGCGCGACCGCGATGTCCTGATCGTGGCCTATACCCATGGACAGCCGGCCCAGCCGACGACCTATGGACATTATCTCGGCGCGATCATCGAGGTCATGATCCGCGATATCGAGCGGATCGAGGCGGCGCGCGCGATCGTCGATCTGAGCCCGATGGGCGCGGCCGCGATCACGACGTCGGGCTTCCCGATCGACCGGCATCGCGTGGCCTGGCTGCTCGGCTTCGCCGCGCCGCTGCAGAATGCCTATTCCTGCATCGCAGCCACCGACTATCTGACCTCGACCTATAGCGCCATCGGGCTGCTGTTCCTGCATCTGGGCCGGCCGATCCAGGATTTCCAGTTCTGGTCGAGCTTCGAGGTCGGCCAGCTCTATCTGCCCAACGCCTTCGTGCAGATCTCCTCGATCATGCCGCAGAAGCGCAATCCGGTGCCGTTCGAGCATCTGCGCCATCTCGCGAGCCAGACCTGCGGCCGGGCGCGCGCCGTCGTCGACGTGATGCACAACACGCCCTTCACGGACATGACCGACAGCGAGGCCGAAACCCATGAGATGGGCTACCAGGCTATAGACGCCGGGCTGCGCGTGCTTGACCTGATGACCGCGACGATCGAGGCGGGGCGGATCGACCCCGACCGGGTCGCCGTCAATCTCAGCCGGTCCTGTGCCACGATCACGGAGCTGGCGGATTGGCTGGTGCGCAGCGACGGGCTGTCCTTCCGGCTCGGCCATGAGATCGCCGCCGATGTCGCGCGCGCCGTCGTGGCGATGGCGGGCGACCTTCCGACAGACGGCTTTAGCGCCTTCAAGACGGCCTTCGAGCATCATGTCGGCCGCTCGCCGGCCGCTGACGCGAGCGAATTCGCACGGATGGTCTCGCCCGAGCATTTCGTCGCAGTGCGGGACCGTTTCGGCGGTCCCGCGCCTGCCGCGCTCGAGCGCGCGCTCGACGGTTATCGCGCGGCGTTAGTGGGTTTCGAGACAAAAGCCCAACAAATCGCCGCGCGTGAGGCGCAAGCCGCAACCGAGCTCGACCGCCGCATCCTCGAAATCGCGGACGGTGCATGATGGCACGCATCGAGCTGCAACAGATCGTCAAGCGCTACGGCACCGTCACCACCGTCCGCGGCATCGACCTCACCATCGAGGACGGCGAATTCGTCGTTCTCGTCGGCCCCTCCGGCTGCGGCAAATCGACGACGCTGCGGATGATCGCGGGGCTGGAGCCGATTTCGGGCGGCACGCTGCGGATTGGCGGCGAGGTGGTCAATGACCGCGAGCCGAAGCACCGCAACATCGCGATGGTGTTCCAGAACTATGCGATCTACCCGCATCTGACGGTGGCGCAGAATATCGGCTTCGGGCTCTACACGTCGAAGCTCTCCAAGGCGCAGAAGCAGGCCCGCATCCATGAGACCGCCCGCACGCTCAGCCTCGAACCTTATCTCGACCGGCGGCCGGCCGCGCTATCGGGCGGGCAGAGGCAGCGCGTCGCCATCGGCCGCGCCATGGTGCGCGATCCCGTGGCCTTCCTGTTCGACGAGCCTTTGTCCAATCTCGACGCCCAATTGCGCGGGCAGATGCGCCTGGAAATCAAGCAGTTGCACCAGCGCCTGGGCAGCACGATCGTCTTCGTCACGCATGACCAGGTCGAGGCCATGTCGCTGGCCGACCGTATCGTCGTCATGCGCGATGGCGCCATCCTGCAGGTCGGTTCGCCGATGGAGCTCTACAACCGGCCAGCCGACATCTTCACCGCGCGCTTCATCGGCACGCCCGAGATGAACATGATCGACGCCGTCGCGACGGATGGCGGGCTCGCGCCTGGGGCCAACGGCCCTGCGGTCGATCTCTCTCGCGTCACCGGGCTGCCGCCGCTCTCGCCCGGCCAGGCCGTGATCCTCGGCATCAGGCCCCACGAGCTGCAGCTGCTGTCGGGGGGCGAGGCCCCCTTCCCCATCCGCATCGAAGGCAAGGTGCGTGTCTGCGAGCCGCATGGCCCGGAAACCTTCGTGCTGCTGGACCTGCCGCAGGGCAGCGTGGTGGCGCGCGCGCCAGCGACGGCCTCCTTCAGGCCCGGCGAGACGGTCGCATTCGGAGCCCGGATGGCAGCTTTGCGCCTCTTCGACAAGCAGAGCGGGACGCTGATCGGCACCGCCTAGGCGCATTTTCGGGCGAAGCGGGCACCGGTTCGCCTGAAAATGCGATAGAACAAGGAGCTGGAGCATGTCCGCGTTTCGGAGAAGCGCGGACATGCCTTGGCTGCTCGCAGCATTGACTTCAGCTTGGCGAACGCGTCCTTGACCGGGTTGAATTCGAGATTGTCAGGCGGCAGATGCGAAAGCATGGCCGCATATCCACCTTCTGCGTTCAGCGTCGCGCACCGGTCTTGCGGCTTTCGCCGCTGTGCCGCAGCTTGTCTTGACGAACGCCGCTTGCTTCGGCCGGCGGCCGTCCGAATATGTCGAGGCTCGACCATGCGCACCCCGGCATTTGCCGCAGACCGATGACATGCTGATGTCTCTGCGCGCCCTGCTGATCGGGCTCTGGATTCTGATCGTCCTGTCGGCGGCCGCGACCGGCTTCCTCTTCGTTTCGTTCTATCGGGAGACGGCAAGCGTTCAAGCCGGGCGGGCGCAGGACAGGCTGGTCTCGGCCTGCCGCGACATCGCCGACCGCTATGCCTTCTTTGCCTCCGGCTGGGGCGGACCGGGCGCGGGCCGGACCGACGAGGAGCTGCGCCGGCAGTTGACGAATCTCGTCCAGCTCGCGCTCGCCCGCTCTCCGCAGATCGAGGGCGGCATCTGGCGCGAATCCGAGGGGGCGCTCGCCTATGCCTTCCCGACCTATGAGGGAACGGGCCCGAAGACGGACCTGCCGGCGGCGGAGCTTGCGACGATCGGCGAGGTCAATGCCGCGGCCGCCGCCGCCGGCAAGCCGACGACGGTGGAGCGGCGGGGGCAGTCGCAGATTCTCCTCCTGCACGCCTGCCCACTCGGCGGGCCCACTGACGCCACGCTGACCGGCTGGACCATGACGCGGATCGCGGCCAGCGTCGGGCCGGCCTATGACCGGCTCATGACCGGGTTTGCGGTTCTCGCATTGACGGTGCTCGGCTCCGCGCTCTGGCTGGGCTGGCTCCTGGTCGCGTGGTCGCGGCGGATCGCGCGGCTGGAGGCTGATCTCGCGGCCGGCCACGATGCCGATCTGCCGCGCCTCGCGCCGACGGGCCTGCCCGAGCTCGACCGCCTCGTGCAGGCGCTCAATGCCAGCGGAGAGAGGCTGTCCGACGCCCGGCGAAGGGCCACCAGCGCCGAGCGACTGGCGGCGGTCGGCCGCCTCGTCGCGGGCGTCGCCCACGAGGTCAGGAACCCCGTGGCGGCCATGAGGCTCAAGGCGGAGAACGCTCTCGCCGCGGGCGACGAGCAGCGCCGCAGCGCCGCGCTCGGCTTCATCCTCGACCAGATCGCCAGGCTCGACCGCCTGCTGCGCGACCTGCTGACGATGAGCCAGCCGCGCGAACCCAGGGCCGAGACGGTCGATCTCGCCCGCTTCCTCGCCGGGATCGTCGCCGCCTTCGGCGACCGGGCGGCCGCGGTCGAGGTTAAGCTGATCGACTGGCTCGACCCGGATGCCGCAACCGCACCGCCGCCGCGCTTCGATGCCGGGGAGATTGGACGCATCGTCGAGAATCTCATCGGCAACGCCTTGCGGCATACGCCGGCCGGCGGCAGCGTCGAGCTGACCGCGGCAAGGCGGGGCGAGAATCTCGTGATCGCGGTGCGCGACGACGGGCCCGGCGTGCCGGCCGAGATTCGCGACCGCCTGTTCGAGCCCTTCGTAACCGGCCACCCGGAGGGTACCGGCCTTGGCTTGGCCATTGCGCGGGAGATCGCCGGCGTGAATCGCGCGACCGTGCGCCTGCTGCCCTCGGATCGGGGAGCCCATTTCGAGATCGAGCTGCCATGGCACCATCGACCATCCTGATCGTCGACGACGAGGCCGGCCTGCGGGAGAGCCTGGAAGAGACGGTGCGCGATCTCGGTTACGAGGCCGCAACCGCCGCATCCGGGCGAAGCGGCCTCGACCGCCTGCGCGCCGAGCCGATCGACGCGGTCCTGCTCGATCTGCGCCTGGGTGGCGAGATGGACGGCCTTGCGGTTCTCAAGGCGATCCGCGCCCTCCCCGTGCCGCCCCCGGTCACGATCCTGACCGCCTATGCGACGGCGGACAACACCATCGAGGCGATCCGGCTCGGCGCCTTCGACCATCTCACCAAGCCGATCGGCCGCGCCGAGCTCGCCGACACCCTGATGCGGATGCTCGCCTTGCGGGCGATGGAGCAGGCGGCTCCGGCTGCTGCGGAGGACGGGCAGGCTGCCTCCCGCTTCACCCTGGTCGGGTTGAGCGAGCCGATGCGGATGGTGCAGAAGGCCATCGGACTGGCCGCCGACAGCGACACGACCGTCCTCGTCGTCGGCGAGACCGGCACCGGCAAGGAACTCGTCGCGCGCGCGCTGCACGAACACGGCAGACGCAAACCCAGGCCGTTCATCGCCGTCAACTGCGCCGCCATCCCCTCCGACCTGCTCGAATCCGAGCTCTTCGGGCATGTGAAGGGTGCCTTTACCGGTGCGGCAGCCGACCGGAACGGCGCGTTCCGCGATGCGGATGGCGGCACGCTCTTCCTCGACGAGATCGGCGACATGCCGCCTGCCATGCAGGCCAAGATCCTGCGGGTGCTGCAGGACAAGATCGTCACGCCGGTCGGAGGGCGCCCGGGCCAGGTCGATGTCCGCATCGTCGCGGCCACGCATCGCAAGCTGCCCGAGCGCGTCGCGCAGGGCCTCTTCCGCGAGGATCTCTATTACCGGCTGAACGTGCTGGCGATCCCGCTCGCTCCCTTGCGCGAACGGCTCGCCGATATCGTGCCACTGGCCGAGCATTTCCTGCGCCTGGCAGCGCGTCCAGGCGAGCGCCCGAAACGGATGACGGGCGCGCTGGCGGCGTATCTGCTCTCCCGCCCCTGGCCGGGAAACATCCGGGAGCTCAAGAACGCCATCGACCGCGCCGTCGTGCTGGCGCGGGGCGATACGCTCGATGTCGCGGATATGGGCGATGCCGGCATCGAGGCGGGGCCGGCCCCCTCGCCTGCCGGATGGCTCGATGGCGACCTGCCCACCGCCGTGGCCAGGCTCGAGACCGAGATGATCCGCCGCGCGCTCCTGGCCTGCGCCGGCAACCGCACCGAAGCCGCCCGGCGCCTCGGCATCAACCGGCAGCTTCTCTACACCAAGATCGAGCGCTACGGCCTCGACGCCGGCGAGGCGTCCGGATCCCTGACGGCGGCTGTCAGGAATACGGACGGCCGAGAGCGCGACTGATCGACTAAGCCTTTGAAATATAAATACTTGCCCGTTGGCACACCGGTTGCGGATGAATTGTCATCCCGCCGGGCAGCCGGCACGACAGCAGGTGAAATCATGACGAACAGAGTTCGCTCGACAGCCGCCGCACTCTTGTTGCTGGGCGGCACGGCACTCGGGGCCGCCACCGTCTTCGCACAGGCCCGTGGCGGCCTGGCCTATGACGCCTCCCAGCTTCCACAGACCAAGGGCATCGTGAAGCAGTACACGCTGAGCCCACGCGGCGAGATCGACGGCCTGCTGCTCACTGATGGAACCGAGGTCAAGCTGCCGCCGCATCTCTCCACCCAGACGGCGTTCGCGCTGCGACCGGGCGATGCGGTCACCGTCCGCGGCCTCAAGGCGCGGGCCCTGCCGCTGGTCGACGCCGTCTCGGTCACCAACGATGCGACCGGTGCCATGGTGCTCGACCAGGGCGGCCCGGAGGACCGTTCGGCCGCCTCCGAGGTCATCACGAGCAAGATCGTCGCCGTGCTGCACGGCAAGCGCGGCGAGGTCAACGGCGCGGTTCTCGACAACGGCGCCCAATTGCGGTTGCCGCCGCATGAGGCCGAGCGCTTCGCCGACCTTCTCAAGCCCGACCAG harbors:
- a CDS encoding carbohydrate ABC transporter permease, with protein sequence MSAQTEPVPAYGSLRPGRIVAWTILFLGGVVMITPLLFMFSTSLKTAGHVYDLRLIPDQPTLANYVKVLSDGRFIRWFANSTLIATVVTLSCLFFDSLVAYTLAKFTFPGRRLVFLAILSTLMIPTEMLVIPWYLMASKLGWIDSYLGIMFPGLVTAFGVFLMRQFFETVPNDFLEAARVDGLNEFAIWWKVALPLVTPALSALAIFTFLGNWTAFFWPLIVTTDPSLYTLPVGLSSFAVEQSIQWELIMTGAALATLPTLAIFLFFQRYIVRGVMLAGVKG
- a CDS encoding argininosuccinate lyase → MGSLQINDHSRFPDPVYRETVLKPLFDGARHFHAQALRRIDRAHLVMLVETGILDAGQGAAIARALQAMEREIDPAALAYGGDVEDYFFYMERELKQRAGADIGGRLHTARSRNDIDHCFLKLGLKPRIDGLLAACRRLLAGLIAVATRDRDVLIVAYTHGQPAQPTTYGHYLGAIIEVMIRDIERIEAARAIVDLSPMGAAAITTSGFPIDRHRVAWLLGFAAPLQNAYSCIAATDYLTSTYSAIGLLFLHLGRPIQDFQFWSSFEVGQLYLPNAFVQISSIMPQKRNPVPFEHLRHLASQTCGRARAVVDVMHNTPFTDMTDSEAETHEMGYQAIDAGLRVLDLMTATIEAGRIDPDRVAVNLSRSCATITELADWLVRSDGLSFRLGHEIAADVARAVVAMAGDLPTDGFSAFKTAFEHHVGRSPAADASEFARMVSPEHFVAVRDRFGGPAPAALERALDGYRAALVGFETKAQQIAAREAQAATELDRRILEIADGA
- a CDS encoding sn-glycerol-3-phosphate ABC transporter ATP-binding protein UgpC, producing MARIELQQIVKRYGTVTTVRGIDLTIEDGEFVVLVGPSGCGKSTTLRMIAGLEPISGGTLRIGGEVVNDREPKHRNIAMVFQNYAIYPHLTVAQNIGFGLYTSKLSKAQKQARIHETARTLSLEPYLDRRPAALSGGQRQRVAIGRAMVRDPVAFLFDEPLSNLDAQLRGQMRLEIKQLHQRLGSTIVFVTHDQVEAMSLADRIVVMRDGAILQVGSPMELYNRPADIFTARFIGTPEMNMIDAVATDGGLAPGANGPAVDLSRVTGLPPLSPGQAVILGIRPHELQLLSGGEAPFPIRIEGKVRVCEPHGPETFVLLDLPQGSVVARAPATASFRPGETVAFGARMAALRLFDKQSGTLIGTA
- a CDS encoding HAMP domain-containing sensor histidine kinase, which produces MSLRALLIGLWILIVLSAAATGFLFVSFYRETASVQAGRAQDRLVSACRDIADRYAFFASGWGGPGAGRTDEELRRQLTNLVQLALARSPQIEGGIWRESEGALAYAFPTYEGTGPKTDLPAAELATIGEVNAAAAAAGKPTTVERRGQSQILLLHACPLGGPTDATLTGWTMTRIAASVGPAYDRLMTGFAVLALTVLGSALWLGWLLVAWSRRIARLEADLAAGHDADLPRLAPTGLPELDRLVQALNASGERLSDARRRATSAERLAAVGRLVAGVAHEVRNPVAAMRLKAENALAAGDEQRRSAALGFILDQIARLDRLLRDLLTMSQPREPRAETVDLARFLAGIVAAFGDRAAAVEVKLIDWLDPDAATAPPPRFDAGEIGRIVENLIGNALRHTPAGGSVELTAARRGENLVIAVRDDGPGVPAEIRDRLFEPFVTGHPEGTGLGLAIAREIAGVNRATVRLLPSDRGAHFEIELPWHHRPS
- a CDS encoding sigma-54 dependent transcriptional regulator; the encoded protein is MAPSTILIVDDEAGLRESLEETVRDLGYEAATAASGRSGLDRLRAEPIDAVLLDLRLGGEMDGLAVLKAIRALPVPPPVTILTAYATADNTIEAIRLGAFDHLTKPIGRAELADTLMRMLALRAMEQAAPAAAEDGQAASRFTLVGLSEPMRMVQKAIGLAADSDTTVLVVGETGTGKELVARALHEHGRRKPRPFIAVNCAAIPSDLLESELFGHVKGAFTGAAADRNGAFRDADGGTLFLDEIGDMPPAMQAKILRVLQDKIVTPVGGRPGQVDVRIVAATHRKLPERVAQGLFREDLYYRLNVLAIPLAPLRERLADIVPLAEHFLRLAARPGERPKRMTGALAAYLLSRPWPGNIRELKNAIDRAVVLARGDTLDVADMGDAGIEAGPAPSPAGWLDGDLPTAVARLETEMIRRALLACAGNRTEAARRLGINRQLLYTKIERYGLDAGEASGSLTAAVRNTDGRERD